One genomic segment of Oncorhynchus nerka isolate Pitt River linkage group LG16, Oner_Uvic_2.0, whole genome shotgun sequence includes these proteins:
- the dhrs7cb gene encoding dehydrogenase/reductase (SDR family) member 7Cb, which produces MALPTVMVLPMLIVVAAGIYYIYNEIIQYMSKSMVKNKVVVITDAVSGVGSECAHHFHKGGARLILCGASWDKMESLYDTLTSGADPRVTFPPKLVLLDFSDMDSMPEVVNEVVECYGCVDILVCNSSMKLKAPVHTVSLELDRNIMDINYFGPSTLAKGVLPAMMSRRSGHILLVNSIQGRLAIPFRTSYSASKHAVQAFFDCLRAEVEEYGIIVSTISHTFINAALPSTPPAKPQGLSTFGVRPADLANEIMRTVSRKKKEVLLAHPIPWVALYLRSFFPSFFFAVVAAGVKDSAMAEQIQ; this is translated from the exons ATGGCGCTCCCCACTGTGATGGTGCTGCCCATGCTGATCGTGGTGGCTGCTGGGATCTACTACATCTACAACGAGATCATCCAGTACATGTCCAAGTCCATGGTCAAGAACAAAGTGGTGGTCATCACTGATGCTGTGTCCGGAGTGGGAAGTG agtGTGCTCATCACTTCCATAAGGGTGGTGCCAGGCTGATTCTGTGTGGGGCCAGCTGGGACAAGATGGAGTCTCTGTACGACACATTGACCAGCGGGGCTGACCCCAGAGTG aCGTTCCCTCCCAAGCTGGTGCTGCTGGACTTCAGTGACATGGACAGTATGCCTGAGGTGGTGAATGAGGTGGTGGAGTGCTACGGCTGTGTGGACATCCTGGTGTGTAACAGCAGCATGAAGCTGAAGGCCCCCGTACATACGGTCTCACTGGAGCTGGACAGGAACATCATGGACATCAACTACTTTGGACCCAGCACCTTGGCCAAAG GTGTCCTTCCAGCTATGATGTCTAGGAGGTCTGGTCACATTCTATTGGTCAACAGCATCCAGGGCAGACTGGCTATCCCCTTCAGAACCTCCT ACTCGGCCTCAAAGCATGCAGTGCAGGCGTTCTTTGACTGCCTGCGAGCGGAGGTGGAGGAGTATGGGATAATAGTAAGCACTATCAGCCACACCTTCATCAACGCAGctctaccctccacccctccgGCTAAACCTCAGGGCCTGTCTACAT TTGGCGTGCGCCCGGCCGATCTGGCCAATGAGATAATGCGAACGGTGAGCAGGAAGAAGAAAGAGGTTTTGCTGGCCCACCCCATCCCCTGGGTCGCTCTCTACCTCCGctccttctttccctctttcttCTTTGCTGTGGTTGCTGCTGGAGTGAAGGACTCTGCCATGGCAGAACAGATACAgtag